In a single window of the Veillonella sp. genome:
- a CDS encoding NfeD family protein, giving the protein MEFLIWMAIGIALMAVELVVPGGILGLIGYCIFLWGVYVALGEGTVALYAVLGLTALLIVLIIVFFNHFEKTWIGKLFTLGQRSTTKAGYVSNDVLDDLVGKEGVAHTTLRPAGIAKIDGNLVDVVTEGDFIDAGSPIVVLRVVGGRNIVRKRD; this is encoded by the coding sequence ATGGAGTTTTTAATTTGGATGGCTATAGGGATTGCCCTAATGGCTGTAGAACTCGTTGTTCCAGGCGGTATTTTGGGCCTCATCGGTTATTGTATATTCCTTTGGGGTGTGTATGTAGCCCTTGGAGAAGGTACGGTGGCGCTATATGCTGTACTAGGATTAACAGCCTTATTAATTGTCCTTATCATCGTGTTCTTTAATCACTTTGAAAAGACTTGGATAGGCAAATTGTTTACCTTAGGGCAACGATCTACGACAAAAGCTGGCTATGTATCTAATGATGTATTAGATGACTTAGTCGGTAAAGAAGGCGTAGCTCATACTACACTACGCCCTGCAGGTATTGCTAAAATTGATGGTAATTTGGTGGATGTTGTGACCGAAGGGGACTTCATCGATGCCGGTTCACCTATTGTGGTGCTTCGTGTTGTGGGCGGCCGCAATATTGTTAGAAAGCGTGATTAA
- a CDS encoding OPT family oligopeptide transporter produces the protein MSDETRSIPPVEPVLDPKKDYVEINSYVVFWGLFYAAIFTLAVGYLCLKIGQTVDAFAPVSVLAMGTAVILKRQNAFAETVHIQAIASSSTNTLAGAMFFLPALYIWNVTDVSFVQMAIPIILGGVLGVLLCVMFRRYFVEEMHYVYPFPSGRAAAEVLMSNEGSKAKLMLGSGLIALVYDFILNSLGWWEEVIRTTAFKWGSALADSTKLNAAVDTDAALLGLGYFTGLRYAAIIAAGSFFSWFVCIPIVYYLAPEHIMQINGHAVPLAEAPIRKVFLDYVRHIGIGMLAMAGIIGLLNMSKVVASVVKNAVLDIFSSKTVDVNLLRTQRDVPTSWIGAGILLCTVLFAAYFHFMYAESFGQTIVAFLIVLIMSFLLSVVGISSIAYTGTEPVSGMTIFMIIISAVCLTAAGMTGKVGMIAVLMMASFIGTTIGMAGNFMSELKVAHMTGATPKKMEQWQIVGTILCAVLSVGVMILLNDAYGFVGDHALNAPQANAMAAIIEPMMTGGSAQWPLYMAGALFAIILWMVKVPPLAFALGTYLPMEINTPLLIGGLIAYFVQNSTKDKELADLRFSKGSTIASGLVAGGAIGSLFSAVLRIAGVDVFAQDWVETPEATYLSIVMYLLLCVFLYKVAMYVKAKKAK, from the coding sequence ATGTCGGACGAAACTCGTTCTATTCCGCCCGTAGAACCCGTATTGGATCCTAAGAAGGATTACGTAGAGATTAACTCATATGTAGTATTCTGGGGCCTATTCTATGCGGCAATTTTCACACTGGCTGTAGGTTATTTATGTTTGAAAATTGGTCAAACAGTAGATGCCTTTGCTCCAGTATCTGTACTTGCAATGGGTACAGCAGTTATTTTGAAACGGCAAAATGCTTTTGCTGAAACGGTTCACATTCAGGCTATCGCTAGTTCTAGTACGAACACATTAGCTGGTGCGATGTTCTTCTTGCCAGCTCTATACATTTGGAATGTTACAGATGTATCCTTTGTACAGATGGCGATTCCTATTATCCTTGGTGGCGTACTTGGTGTTCTATTATGCGTTATGTTCCGTCGCTACTTCGTTGAGGAAATGCACTATGTGTATCCGTTCCCAAGCGGTCGTGCTGCTGCTGAAGTACTAATGAGTAATGAAGGTAGCAAAGCGAAACTCATGCTTGGTTCTGGTCTTATCGCTCTTGTATATGACTTTATTCTTAACAGCCTTGGCTGGTGGGAAGAGGTTATCCGTACTACTGCATTTAAATGGGGTTCTGCTCTAGCAGATTCTACTAAGTTAAATGCTGCTGTAGATACAGATGCTGCGTTGCTTGGTCTTGGTTACTTTACAGGCTTACGGTATGCGGCTATTATCGCAGCTGGTTCCTTCTTCTCTTGGTTCGTATGTATTCCAATCGTATACTATTTAGCTCCGGAACATATCATGCAAATCAATGGTCATGCTGTTCCACTTGCAGAAGCTCCAATTCGTAAAGTATTCTTAGACTATGTTCGTCATATTGGTATCGGTATGCTTGCCATGGCAGGTATCATCGGCTTGCTCAATATGTCCAAAGTCGTAGCTAGTGTTGTTAAAAATGCAGTGCTTGATATTTTCAGTTCCAAAACTGTAGATGTTAACTTGCTTCGTACACAACGCGACGTACCTACATCTTGGATTGGTGCTGGCATCTTGTTATGTACAGTTCTATTCGCAGCATACTTCCACTTTATGTATGCTGAAAGCTTCGGTCAAACAATCGTAGCATTCTTAATTGTTCTTATCATGTCCTTCCTATTATCTGTAGTAGGTATTAGTTCCATCGCTTATACAGGTACAGAACCAGTATCTGGTATGACAATCTTTATGATTATCATCTCCGCTGTATGCTTAACAGCAGCAGGCATGACTGGTAAAGTAGGTATGATTGCAGTCCTCATGATGGCATCCTTCATTGGTACAACCATCGGTATGGCTGGTAACTTCATGTCTGAACTTAAAGTAGCGCATATGACAGGTGCTACACCTAAGAAAATGGAACAATGGCAAATCGTTGGTACTATTCTTTGTGCTGTACTTTCTGTAGGCGTTATGATCCTCTTGAACGATGCATATGGCTTTGTAGGGGACCATGCATTAAATGCGCCACAAGCGAACGCTATGGCTGCTATCATCGAACCTATGATGACTGGCGGTAGTGCTCAATGGCCTCTATACATGGCAGGTGCATTATTTGCAATCATCTTGTGGATGGTAAAAGTTCCACCATTGGCGTTTGCCCTTGGTACATACTTGCCAATGGAAATCAACACACCATTACTTATCGGTGGTTTGATTGCATACTTCGTACAAAATAGTACAAAAGATAAAGAATTGGCAGATCTTCGCTTCTCTAAAGGTAGCACAATTGCATCTGGTCTCGTAGCTGGTGGTGCTATTGGTTCTCTATTCAGTGCTGTACTTCGTATTGCAGGTGTTGATGTATTCGCACAAGACTGGGTTGAAACACCGGAAGCAACATACCTCAGTATCGTAATGTACTTGTTACTCTGTGTATTCTTGTACAAAGTGGCTATGTACGTAAAAGCTAAAAAAGCTAAATAA
- a CDS encoding DNA glycosylase, translating to MAETIETRPFPPFLPKNTTVMMMGTFPPTSEKRSMEFHYPNFQNDMWRVYGLVFFDDKEHFRKGEEKAFDADKIKAFLSEAGIASCPTVLKAIREKGNASDAFLKVVEPVPLAEVLEQIPDCKHIGTTGGKATEILLSLLPEKVKLPKTGETIPFVFNGRELTLTRLPSTSRAYPLSLAKKAEAYKNFFKACGLQTK from the coding sequence GTGGCAGAAACAATTGAAACGAGACCATTTCCACCGTTCTTACCAAAGAATACGACGGTAATGATGATGGGGACATTCCCACCAACTTCCGAAAAGCGATCTATGGAATTTCATTATCCTAACTTTCAAAATGACATGTGGCGCGTATATGGCTTAGTATTCTTTGATGATAAGGAACACTTTAGAAAAGGGGAGGAAAAAGCCTTTGATGCGGATAAGATTAAAGCGTTCTTATCTGAAGCGGGGATTGCTTCTTGTCCTACTGTATTAAAAGCTATACGCGAAAAGGGGAATGCATCAGATGCATTTCTCAAGGTGGTTGAACCTGTACCATTGGCAGAAGTGTTGGAACAAATTCCAGACTGTAAACATATTGGTACCACAGGTGGTAAGGCGACGGAAATTTTGTTGAGTCTTTTACCAGAAAAGGTTAAATTACCTAAAACAGGGGAGACAATTCCCTTTGTGTTTAACGGTCGCGAATTGACGTTAACACGATTGCCATCTACATCTCGTGCGTATCCGTTGAGCCTTGCTAAAAAGGCTGAAGCCTATAAAAACTTCTTTAAGGCTTGTGGATTACAGACAAAGTAA
- the floA gene encoding flotillin-like protein FloA (flotillin-like protein involved in membrane lipid rafts) has translation MDVGILILIPILLIGIMVFLYVVPLGLWVSALAAGVNVGIFTLVGMRLRRVNPSQIVMPLIKANKAGLDVNVNQLEAHYLAGGDVDRVVDALIAAERASIPLTFERSAAIDLAGRDVLEAVQMSVNPKVIETPIISAVAKNGIELKVRARVTVRANIDRLVGGAGEATIIARVGEGIVTTVGSSEEHTDVLENPDHISRTVLGKGLDAGTAFEILSIDIADVDVGRNIGAQLQTDQAEADKKIAQARAEERRAMAVATEQEMRAKTQDMQAKVVEAQAEVPKALAEAFRNGNLGVMDYYNMNNIIADTKMRENLADSE, from the coding sequence ATGGATGTAGGTATTTTAATCTTGATTCCCATTCTACTGATTGGGATTATGGTGTTCTTGTATGTTGTGCCATTAGGCCTTTGGGTATCTGCTCTTGCAGCAGGCGTTAATGTTGGAATCTTTACACTCGTAGGCATGCGCTTGCGTCGTGTAAATCCATCCCAAATCGTAATGCCTTTGATTAAAGCTAATAAAGCAGGTCTTGATGTTAATGTAAATCAGCTTGAAGCGCATTACCTTGCAGGTGGTGACGTTGACCGCGTTGTAGATGCTTTGATCGCCGCTGAACGTGCATCTATTCCTTTGACATTCGAACGTTCTGCAGCTATCGACCTTGCAGGTCGTGATGTTTTGGAAGCGGTTCAAATGTCCGTTAATCCTAAGGTTATTGAAACACCAATTATCTCTGCAGTAGCAAAAAATGGTATCGAACTCAAGGTTCGTGCTCGTGTAACTGTACGTGCTAATATTGATCGCCTCGTTGGTGGTGCTGGTGAAGCTACGATTATCGCCCGTGTTGGTGAAGGTATCGTAACAACTGTAGGTTCCTCTGAAGAGCATACAGATGTATTGGAAAATCCAGACCACATCTCCCGTACTGTATTGGGTAAAGGCCTTGATGCGGGTACTGCATTTGAAATCTTGTCCATCGATATTGCGGACGTAGACGTAGGACGTAACATCGGTGCTCAATTGCAAACTGACCAAGCGGAAGCGGATAAGAAAATCGCGCAAGCTCGCGCCGAAGAACGCCGTGCTATGGCTGTTGCAACTGAACAAGAAATGCGTGCTAAAACACAAGACATGCAAGCTAAGGTTGTGGAAGCGCAAGCTGAAGTACCTAAAGCATTGGCAGAAGCTTTCAGAAATGGTAATCTTGGCGTTATGGATTACTACAATATGAATAATATTATTGCAGACACTAAAATGCGTGAAAACTTAGCAGATAGTGAATAG
- a CDS encoding MFS transporter: MDKAKEALWTRSFVLDTLINFLVFLIYYLLIVIIAVVAKDNLHATASQAGLAVGIYIIGTVVARLLAGRFISILGCRKMLYLGLLIYLISTAMYFYTPNLLMLDSVRFLNGFAYGITSTATSTIVAAIIPMSRRGEGINYYGLSTSLAAAVGPFLGILMLHSLGYDFIIAFCVALIILCGIGSVLMKFEEPKLDIESEERKGIRISDYIEPRMNSISLVSVLVGFAYSGVIGFMAAYTKDLNLILAGTFFFVVYAVVITITRPLLGIVFDMKGENFVLYPCFISLALGIFLLSIAHSTWLILLSAVFVGLGYGTFMSNGQAVTVKIVPVHRIGVATSTYFIALDMGLGFGPYILGAIKEVVGYTSMFHVTVVVALLAFVAYYFLYGRYVGTEKDLSLKARAEEEQIRNRKRNGKLA, from the coding sequence ATGGATAAGGCTAAAGAGGCCTTATGGACAAGATCCTTTGTCCTTGATACTTTGATTAATTTCTTAGTATTTTTGATTTATTACTTATTAATCGTTATTATTGCGGTAGTAGCAAAGGATAATCTTCATGCTACAGCAAGTCAAGCTGGCTTGGCCGTTGGTATTTATATTATTGGTACCGTTGTTGCTCGGTTGTTAGCAGGACGGTTTATCAGCATCTTAGGCTGTCGTAAGATGCTATACCTAGGTTTGTTGATTTACTTAATTTCAACAGCCATGTATTTCTATACACCTAATTTATTGATGCTTGATAGTGTTCGTTTCTTAAATGGTTTTGCGTACGGTATTACATCGACTGCTACAAGTACGATCGTAGCGGCTATTATTCCAATGTCACGCCGTGGTGAAGGGATTAACTACTATGGCTTATCTACATCTCTTGCTGCTGCAGTAGGCCCATTCTTGGGGATTTTAATGCTACATAGCCTTGGTTATGACTTTATCATCGCATTCTGTGTTGCTCTTATCATCCTTTGTGGTATTGGTTCTGTTCTTATGAAGTTTGAGGAACCTAAGCTCGATATTGAATCTGAAGAACGTAAGGGCATTAGAATTTCCGATTATATTGAACCACGTATGAACTCTATTAGTCTTGTTTCTGTACTAGTAGGCTTTGCATACTCTGGTGTTATCGGTTTTATGGCAGCCTATACAAAAGATTTAAATCTTATCTTAGCAGGCACATTCTTCTTCGTTGTGTATGCTGTAGTTATTACTATAACAAGACCATTACTTGGTATTGTGTTTGATATGAAAGGGGAAAACTTTGTTCTTTACCCTTGCTTCATATCTTTAGCGCTTGGTATTTTCTTATTATCCATCGCTCACTCTACATGGTTAATACTCTTATCCGCTGTGTTTGTTGGCCTTGGTTATGGTACATTTATGTCAAACGGTCAAGCCGTAACTGTTAAAATTGTGCCGGTTCACCGTATTGGTGTTGCCACATCCACATACTTTATTGCCTTAGATATGGGGTTAGGTTTTGGTCCATACATCTTAGGTGCCATTAAAGAGGTAGTGGGTTATACAAGCATGTTCCATGTTACTGTTGTAGTAGCACTTCTTGCCTTCGTTGCGTACTATTTCTTATATGGTCGTTATGTAGGTACTGAAAAAGATCTTTCTTTGAAAGCTCGTGCTGAAGAAGAACAAATTAGAAATCGTAAACGCAATGGTAAACTTGCGTAG
- a CDS encoding sortase: MYRNVRVIPKQLLEQLYVEKQWSVREVAEYFQCSVDTIMRRMKAYDIERRPLKKDINMVHVQALYESGKWSLHSLAKRYDVSITTMASRLKEYGLACQRSTKNVAIDPVRICRAYKSGNTSDSIARMYGISRWKVHHVLRHMGMCTTLKAKASRKVDEMTYLYIHHHMSTDDIGLAYGIRGCMVAMYLREQGIEIRSNILELDENRIKNLRAQGYGVAKIAQMMGCSASAVRKRLATKKYISP; this comes from the coding sequence ATGTATCGTAATGTGCGCGTTATACCTAAACAGTTGCTGGAACAATTATATGTAGAGAAACAGTGGAGTGTTCGTGAGGTGGCAGAGTATTTCCAGTGTAGTGTAGATACTATTATGCGGCGTATGAAGGCATATGATATTGAGCGAAGACCGTTGAAGAAGGATATAAATATGGTTCATGTACAAGCTCTATATGAGTCAGGTAAGTGGTCATTACATTCTTTAGCGAAGCGTTATGATGTATCGATTACGACGATGGCAAGTCGGTTGAAAGAATACGGATTGGCATGTCAGCGTTCGACTAAGAATGTAGCTATTGATCCGGTACGTATCTGTAGGGCCTATAAAAGTGGAAATACGTCAGACTCTATTGCACGTATGTATGGCATATCCCGATGGAAAGTACATCATGTGTTGCGTCATATGGGAATGTGCACAACGCTTAAAGCAAAAGCATCTCGAAAGGTGGACGAGATGACTTACTTGTATATTCATCATCATATGAGTACAGATGATATAGGTTTAGCTTACGGTATACGAGGGTGCATGGTGGCTATGTATTTACGGGAGCAAGGTATAGAAATTCGTTCAAATATATTAGAATTAGACGAAAATAGAATAAAAAACTTACGTGCTCAAGGGTATGGTGTTGCTAAAATTGCACAGATGATGGGGTGCTCTGCTTCTGCCGTACGAAAGCGGCTAGCTACGAAAAAATATATCTCTCCTTGA
- a CDS encoding FprA family A-type flavoprotein, with product MHCAQKMTHNIYWIGSNDWTTERFENLFPIPNGVSYNSYFIDDEKTCVVDSVDAEIREEYFDNLTHLLNGRDLDYIIVNHMEPDHCQTLLETLERYPNCKMVGNATTFRMFEQFYNSPKPDQYYTVKEGDEICLGKHTLVSYTMPMVHWPEVTCTYEKSTGTLFSADAFGTFGTVNGNIFADQTDYVATYEDEARRYYTNIVGKYGPQVQNAIRKVSGLDIKRIAPLHGPIWRTPETIDYILRKYLHWSSYTACKKGVVIAFGSMYGNTRAIAQQLAKQLSKRGVTDIKIYDVSKTNASYIIADAWKYTNLVTIAPTYNLNLYLTMENFIHELKALNFQNHKVSIIGNHSWASAAMKTMVAHFENDFKDIEIISEPLDIKSSLKPEDLPKIEKMADDIKASIDAAEIKEVL from the coding sequence ATGCATTGTGCTCAGAAAATGACCCATAATATCTACTGGATTGGTAGTAATGACTGGACTACAGAACGTTTTGAAAACTTATTCCCTATTCCAAATGGTGTTAGCTATAACAGCTATTTCATCGATGATGAAAAAACTTGTGTTGTTGACTCTGTAGATGCGGAAATTCGCGAAGAATACTTTGATAACTTGACTCATCTATTAAATGGTCGCGACCTTGATTACATCATCGTAAATCATATGGAACCAGACCATTGCCAAACATTATTGGAAACATTGGAACGCTATCCAAACTGTAAAATGGTTGGTAATGCTACAACATTCCGCATGTTCGAGCAATTCTACAATTCTCCAAAACCTGACCAATACTACACTGTAAAAGAAGGCGACGAAATTTGCCTTGGTAAACATACACTTGTTTCCTACACTATGCCTATGGTTCACTGGCCAGAAGTAACTTGTACATATGAAAAATCTACTGGTACATTATTCTCTGCAGATGCTTTCGGTACATTCGGTACAGTTAACGGTAACATCTTTGCAGACCAAACTGATTACGTTGCTACCTACGAAGATGAAGCTCGTCGTTACTACACAAATATAGTTGGTAAATACGGTCCTCAAGTACAAAATGCGATTCGTAAAGTTTCTGGTCTTGACATCAAACGCATTGCTCCACTACATGGTCCTATCTGGCGTACACCTGAAACTATCGATTATATCTTGCGCAAATACTTGCACTGGTCCAGCTACACAGCTTGTAAAAAAGGTGTTGTTATTGCCTTCGGTTCTATGTACGGTAACACTCGTGCTATTGCACAACAATTGGCAAAACAATTGTCTAAACGTGGCGTAACAGATATTAAAATCTATGATGTTTCCAAAACTAACGCTTCCTACATTATCGCTGATGCTTGGAAATACACTAACTTGGTAACAATTGCACCTACATACAATTTGAACCTATACCTTACTATGGAAAACTTCATTCATGAATTAAAAGCACTTAACTTCCAAAACCATAAGGTATCCATCATTGGTAACCACTCTTGGGCATCTGCTGCAATGAAAACAATGGTTGCTCACTTTGAAAACGACTTCAAAGACATTGAAATCATATCCGAACCACTTGATATCAAATCCTCTTTAAAACCAGAAGATCTTCCAAAAATCGAAAAAATGGCAGACGATATCAAAGCATCCATCGATGCAGCTGAAATTAAAGAAGTATTATAA
- the pepT gene encoding peptidase T: MESMVERFVRYTSINTRSNEESTTIPSTQTQVDFATNVLVPDLKAIGLDEVIYNRENGFVIGTLNANTDEKAPAIGFIAHMDTADYNAENIKPRIVENYDGGDICLNEEHQIFTRRADFPNLKNYIGKSLVVTDGLTLLGGDDKAGICEIMEALAYLVAHPEIKHGKIMCAFGPDEEIGTGADHFDVKEFPVDFAYTIDGESLGQLEYETFNAAGGTVTLKGVSVHTGTAKGIMINCAKLAMQFDSLLPGAAVPEHTCGRQGFFMLMSMETQVDTGKMNYIIRDHDKELFEAKKAFFLQAGQTLNEIYGREVCEVSVKDQYYNMYDIIKDNMECVNVAKAAMEKAGITPICDPIRGGTDGSKISFMGIPTPNIFTGVENLHGRHEFACIDDMKKAVEVIVNIVNIEK; the protein is encoded by the coding sequence ATGGAATCAATGGTCGAACGTTTTGTACGCTATACAAGCATAAATACACGGTCTAATGAGGAAAGTACTACAATTCCTAGTACTCAAACTCAAGTAGACTTTGCTACTAATGTGCTCGTACCTGATTTAAAAGCAATCGGTTTAGATGAAGTTATTTATAACCGTGAAAATGGTTTTGTCATCGGCACATTAAATGCTAATACAGATGAAAAAGCACCTGCTATAGGCTTCATTGCTCACATGGATACAGCAGACTACAACGCAGAAAATATTAAGCCTCGCATCGTTGAAAACTACGATGGCGGCGATATTTGCCTTAACGAAGAACATCAAATCTTCACACGTCGTGCAGATTTCCCTAATCTAAAAAATTACATTGGTAAATCCTTAGTTGTCACAGATGGTCTTACTCTCCTCGGCGGCGACGACAAGGCTGGTATCTGTGAAATTATGGAAGCCCTTGCGTACCTCGTAGCTCATCCAGAAATCAAGCACGGTAAAATCATGTGTGCTTTCGGTCCAGACGAAGAAATTGGCACTGGCGCCGATCACTTTGATGTCAAAGAATTCCCTGTTGATTTTGCCTATACAATTGATGGTGAAAGCCTCGGTCAACTTGAATACGAAACATTCAATGCTGCAGGCGGTACAGTGACCCTCAAAGGTGTATCTGTTCATACAGGCACTGCCAAAGGCATTATGATCAACTGTGCTAAATTAGCAATGCAATTCGATTCTCTATTACCAGGTGCTGCTGTTCCTGAACACACATGTGGTCGTCAAGGCTTCTTTATGCTTATGAGCATGGAAACACAAGTAGATACTGGTAAAATGAACTATATCATCCGCGACCATGATAAAGAATTGTTCGAAGCGAAAAAAGCATTCTTCTTACAAGCCGGCCAAACATTAAATGAAATCTACGGTCGCGAAGTATGTGAAGTATCTGTAAAGGATCAATATTACAACATGTACGATATCATTAAAGACAATATGGAATGCGTTAACGTAGCCAAAGCTGCTATGGAAAAAGCGGGCATCACGCCTATTTGTGACCCTATCCGTGGCGGTACAGACGGTTCTAAAATTTCCTTCATGGGCATCCCTACTCCTAATATTTTTACAGGCGTAGAAAACCTACATGGTCGTCATGAATTTGCATGTATTGACGACATGAAAAAAGCCGTAGAAGTGATCGTAAACATTGTTAATATTGAAAAATAA
- the mmuM gene encoding homocysteine S-methyltransferase has translation MGDMMAKRRAFLDIIKEKGALVLDGGLGSELERYGCNLQHKLWSAKILMDQPDIIKKIHISYLAAGADIIQSSGYQATVAGFKGLGYGTEEAIELVKLSVRLAVQARNEFLEAKATGALTLRGITLGEETPDGVRYFSEGALPKPLVAASVGPYGAFLADGSEYRGYPDVQTEYLEVFHIPRLALFCEENPDILSFETIPSYDEAIAIARAMSDPYTSRGIPGWIAFSCKDGHHVSSGETIIKCAEMIDKVRPITGIGVNCTKPEYVESLIKDIRTVTDKPIAVYPNLGESYDSETKTWYGDPASFVDYVDVWRNAGADIIGGCCRTTPEIIRDIARKIHK, from the coding sequence ATGGGTGATATGATGGCTAAACGACGTGCATTTTTAGATATAATTAAAGAGAAGGGCGCCCTCGTTTTGGATGGTGGCTTAGGATCAGAGTTAGAGCGTTATGGCTGTAATCTTCAGCATAAATTATGGTCTGCTAAGATTCTTATGGACCAACCAGATATCATCAAAAAAATACATATCTCCTACTTGGCGGCTGGGGCAGATATCATTCAAAGTTCTGGATATCAAGCAACAGTAGCGGGCTTTAAAGGATTAGGTTATGGTACGGAAGAGGCCATAGAGCTCGTTAAATTATCCGTTCGTTTAGCTGTACAAGCTCGCAATGAGTTTTTAGAGGCTAAGGCGACTGGAGCACTTACATTGCGGGGGATTACACTTGGTGAAGAGACTCCAGATGGGGTTAGATATTTTTCTGAAGGTGCATTGCCTAAACCATTAGTGGCGGCTTCTGTAGGACCATATGGTGCATTTTTGGCGGATGGATCTGAGTACCGTGGATATCCTGATGTGCAAACTGAATATCTCGAAGTATTCCATATTCCTCGGTTAGCATTATTCTGTGAAGAAAACCCGGATATATTATCCTTTGAAACTATCCCGTCTTATGACGAAGCCATTGCCATTGCTCGCGCCATGTCTGACCCATACACATCGAGAGGAATTCCAGGATGGATTGCCTTTTCTTGTAAAGATGGACATCATGTTTCTAGTGGTGAAACCATCATTAAATGCGCGGAGATGATCGACAAGGTTAGACCTATAACTGGTATTGGTGTCAACTGTACTAAGCCGGAATACGTAGAGTCCTTGATTAAGGATATTCGGACTGTTACGGATAAACCGATTGCTGTATATCCTAATCTTGGTGAAAGCTATGATAGTGAAACTAAGACCTGGTATGGCGACCCTGCATCATTTGTAGATTATGTTGATGTATGGCGTAATGCTGGGGCAGATATCATAGGTGGTTGTTGTAGAACAACACCTGAAATTATTAGAGATATAGCTAGAAAAATTCATAAATAG
- a CDS encoding basic amino acid ABC transporter substrate-binding protein, with the protein MKFKKIAALLGAFTLASSLFIAGCGNTGSTQKAWRVGTDATYAPFGFKDKDSGKLAGFDVDIINAIAQEEGIEADVQNLNFDALLPALQSNTIDIAISDMTISEDRAKSVDFSKPYYIAGNGLVVNIDNTNINSFKDLEGKRIGVSIGSTGAEIASKIPNADVRQFNLIVDAFLELQNRGVDVVINDTPVNEYYVNSKGKGIAKVTGEDYDAAPLGIAVKKGNTELLNKVNDGLAKIKANGKYAEIYKKWFGKEPPAEDLK; encoded by the coding sequence ATGAAATTTAAGAAAATAGCAGCTCTTTTAGGGGCTTTTACACTTGCTAGTAGCTTGTTTATAGCTGGTTGTGGTAATACAGGTAGCACTCAAAAAGCATGGCGCGTTGGTACAGATGCGACCTATGCACCATTTGGTTTTAAAGATAAAGACAGTGGAAAATTAGCAGGTTTTGATGTAGATATTATCAATGCCATTGCACAGGAAGAGGGCATTGAAGCAGATGTTCAAAACTTGAACTTTGATGCACTTTTACCAGCACTACAAAGCAATACAATCGATATTGCTATTTCGGATATGACTATTTCCGAAGATCGTGCCAAGTCTGTAGACTTTAGTAAACCATACTATATTGCAGGTAATGGCCTCGTTGTAAATATCGATAATACTAATATCAATAGTTTTAAGGACTTAGAAGGAAAGCGCATTGGTGTATCTATCGGATCTACTGGTGCAGAAATTGCTAGTAAGATCCCTAATGCCGATGTGCGCCAATTTAATCTCATCGTCGATGCATTCTTAGAATTGCAAAATAGAGGTGTAGATGTAGTTATTAACGATACACCGGTCAATGAATATTATGTTAATAGTAAGGGGAAAGGTATCGCAAAGGTTACTGGAGAGGACTATGATGCGGCACCGCTTGGTATTGCTGTGAAGAAGGGCAATACTGAGCTTCTTAATAAAGTTAACGATGGTTTGGCTAAGATTAAAGCCAATGGCAAATATGCAGAGATTTATAAAAAATGGTTTGGTAAAGAGCCACCAGCAGAGGATTTAAAATAG